A part of Gossypium hirsutum isolate 1008001.06 chromosome A07, Gossypium_hirsutum_v2.1, whole genome shotgun sequence genomic DNA contains:
- the LOC107956515 gene encoding uncharacterized protein — protein MGNSISPCFHPNPRSSVKLIFWEGNTRILTGKHIAGEVMFEFPDKMVCHADSFFIGHPIPVLGIDDDLMPGQTYFVLPLDRFPCMNVLSASSLAALKSSPKPAPINFGDCPFEYVKGSNGRVLIKVLPEFITSLIHGSKEEGSENSFLCSTPELKKHYDMLVGSKEQVWSPKLETISEYKIRFSPCRFIGLEWKQKENQI, from the coding sequence ATGGGGAATTCCATATCTCCATGTTTTCATCCCAATCCAAGGTCTTCAGTGAAACTCATCTTCTGGGAAGGAAATACAAGAATCCTCACTGGAAAACACATCGCCGGCGAGGTCATGTTTGAGTTTCCCGACAAGATGGTTTGCCATGCAGACTCTTTCTTCATCGGTCACCCCATCCCAGTGTTAGGCATTGACGACGACCTCATGCCTGGTCAAACTTACTTTGTTCTTCCCCTCGATCGATTTCCATGTATGAACGTATTGTCAGCATCTTCTCTTGCTGCCTTAAAGTCTAGTCCTAAACCTGCTCCCATCAACTTCGGGGACTGCCCTTTCGAATACGTCAAAGGTTCAAATGGTAGGGTTCTGATCAAGGTTTTGCCTGAGTTTATAACAAGCTTGATACATGGAAGCAAAGAAGAAGGAAGTGAGAATAGTTTCCTTTGCAGCACACCGGAGTTGAAGAAGCATTACGACATGCTTGTTGGATCAAAAGAACAAGTTTGGTCGCCAAAACTTGAGACGATTTCAGAGTACAAGATTAGGTTTTCCCCTTGCAGGTTCATAGGGCTGGAGTGGAAACAAAAGGAGAACcaaatttag